In one Lolium rigidum isolate FL_2022 chromosome 3, APGP_CSIRO_Lrig_0.1, whole genome shotgun sequence genomic region, the following are encoded:
- the LOC124700532 gene encoding deoxyhypusine synthase-like, which translates to MAGDGGGDGGERNTDALEGVRAILFKPSDPLDDSLSTRIAGANFNDAGLGLAGLLGSLASTGFQASHLGDAIDIVNQMLDWRLSHEKPSEDCDEAELDPKHKESVKCKIFLGFTSNLVSSGIRDVIRFLVQHHMVDVIVTTAGGIEEDLIKCLAPTYRGDFSLPGTMLRSKGLNRIGNLLMPNDNYCKFEKWIMPLLDQMHLEQSTKNVWTPSKVIARLGKEINDESSYLYWAHKNNIPVYCPALTDGSIGDMLFCHAVRNPGLIIDIVQDVRLMNGEAINATPRKTGAIILGGGLPKHHICNANMLRNGADYAVYINTAQEFDGSDSGAHPDEAVSWGKINGSAKPVKVHCDATIAFPLLVAATFARRFHGAN; encoded by the exons ATGGCCGGCGATGGAGGCGGCGACGGTGGAGAGCGCAATACGGACGCACTGGAGGGCGTGCGCGCCATCCTGTTTAAGCCGTCCGATCCCCTCGACGACTCGCTGTCCACGAGGATCGCCGGCGCCAACTTCAACGACGCCGGCCTCGGCCTAGCCGGGCTGCTCGGCTCGCTCGCCTCCACTGGATTCCAGGCGTCTCATCTCGGCGACGCCATAGACATCGTCAACCAGATG TTGGATTGGAGGTTGTCTCACGAGAAGCCAAGTGAGGACTGTGATGAAGCTGAGCTTGACCCCAAACACAAAGAATCTGTCAAGTGCAAGATATTTCTTGGTTTCACTTCAAACCTTGTGTCTTCTGGCATACGGGATGTCATCCGGTTTCTAGTTCAGCATCACATG GTGGATGTTATTGTTACGACTGCCGGTGGAATAGAGGAAGATCTCATAAAATGCCTTGCACCGACGTACCGAGGTGATTTTTCTCTACCCGGAACAATGCTGCGCTCAAAAGGACTGAACCGGATAGGAAATCTGTTGATGCCCAATGATAACTATTGCAAGTTTGAAAAATGGATCATGCCACTCCTTGATCAGATGCACCTGGAACAATCTACCAAG AATGTTTGGACACCATCAAAGGTGATTGCTCGCCTCGGCAAAGAAATAAATGACGAAAGCTCCTACCTATACTGGGCACACAAG AACAATATTCCTGTATACTGCCCAGCATTGACTGATGGATCAATCGGAGATATGTTGTTTTGCCATGCAGTTCGCAATCCTGGTCTTATTATTGACATTGTGCAAG ATGTAAGGCTGATGAATGGTGAAGCAATTAATGCAACCCCAAGGAAGACAGGGGCTATAATTCTTGGTGGAGGCCTTCCAAAGCATCATATATGCAATGCAAATATGCTCCGCAATGGTGCAGATTATGCAGTCTACATCAACACAGCTCAAGAGTTTGATGGCAGTGACTCAGGAGCACATCCGGATGAAGCTGTTTCATGGGGAAAGATCAATGGTTCAGCCAAACCTGTAAAG GTCCATTGTGATGCGACGATCGCTTTCCCCTTACTCGTTGCCGCAACATTTGCACGTAGGTTTCATGGCGCAAATTGA